A region from the Pyrinomonadaceae bacterium genome encodes:
- a CDS encoding DUF3667 domain-containing protein, which translates to MSDVIEQAGQCLNCGADLSGKYCAACGQKKVDRRDLSIRRFFAHVLSELTDLQSNKILRTFGALLFRPGQLTSEYLAGRKGFHIGPVRLYLTFSALYFLFAWGTLSDARGGGAVRMSRSPAVIQMAKQRGLDPMVFAERIHDRAERIAAVLRFLSVLLSGVFLSLLYFSTRRYYVEHLIFSFHYYSFDFLCKSLFAVLFLAVAAFGRKLPGMALNFFYPVAFIYLMFALRRVYRQRWPITIVKSLVLFICETALFIAINIAGFMISFGIAGVRG; encoded by the coding sequence ATGTCTGACGTCATCGAGCAGGCAGGACAATGCCTCAACTGCGGCGCCGATCTATCCGGCAAGTATTGCGCTGCTTGTGGCCAGAAGAAAGTTGACCGGCGCGATCTCTCAATCCGCCGTTTCTTTGCTCACGTTCTCAGCGAACTCACGGACCTTCAGTCAAACAAGATTCTGCGTACTTTTGGTGCGTTACTGTTTCGTCCCGGGCAGCTAACGTCCGAATACCTCGCGGGCCGAAAAGGCTTTCACATTGGGCCGGTGCGTCTGTACCTGACCTTCAGTGCGCTTTATTTTCTGTTCGCCTGGGGCACACTGTCAGATGCGCGTGGCGGCGGCGCGGTAAGAATGAGCCGGAGTCCGGCGGTCATTCAGATGGCGAAACAGAGAGGCCTCGATCCGATGGTGTTCGCTGAGCGGATTCATGATCGGGCCGAGCGCATCGCGGCGGTGTTGAGATTTCTGAGTGTCCTGCTGTCAGGCGTATTTCTGTCGCTCCTGTACTTCTCGACACGTCGCTACTATGTTGAGCACCTGATCTTTTCATTTCACTATTACTCGTTCGATTTCCTCTGCAAGAGTCTGTTTGCCGTGCTATTTCTCGCGGTGGCGGCGTTCGGCAGAAAATTGCCGGGGATGGCGCTGAATTTCTTTTACCCGGTCGCATTCATCTATCTGATGTTCGCTTTGCGCCGCGTGTACCGGCAGCGCTGGCCAATTACAATAGTGAAGTCGCTCGTGCTGTTCATTTGCGAGACGGCGTTGTTCATCGCCATAAACATCGCGGGCTTTATGATCTCTTTCGGCATTGCCGGCGTTCGCGGATAG
- a CDS encoding MFS transporter → MSKQTRIWQIIGASSVGTMIEWYDFYIFGSLATIIAPLFYPQGNNTLALIAYLSTFAVGFVVRPFGALFFGRIGDLVGRKYAFLVTLLIMGGATALIGFLPTYATIGIAAPIILLVIRILQGLALGGEYGGAAVYVAEHVPDERRGFFTSFIQITATLGLFLSLVVILVIQNLMSREAFATWGWRLPFIISIFLVAVSLYIRLRMQESPIFTHIKSAGMTSAQPLKEAFTQWANLKRVLISLFGATAGQGVVWYTGQFYALFYLQTILKVNTTSANYIVATALLFGIPFFVLFGALSDRFGRKKIMMLGCLLAAVTYLPIYHAMQQAAGSQVVTAISQRHAVTGAINLTPQTSVNGALQPAGEVLTYTSLGNLFQNSVAWKLILLVFIQVIFVTMVYGPIAAYLVEAFPAKIRYTSLSLPYHIGNGVFGGLLPLIGLSVIAQTGNIYAGLYYPIVVAGLTFIIGSLLLPETRHVRIWQEVK, encoded by the coding sequence GTGAGTAAACAAACTCGAATCTGGCAAATTATCGGTGCCTCGTCGGTCGGCACGATGATCGAGTGGTATGACTTCTACATCTTTGGAAGTCTGGCCACGATCATCGCGCCGCTTTTTTATCCGCAGGGCAACAACACACTGGCGCTGATCGCTTACCTCTCGACGTTTGCGGTCGGTTTCGTCGTGCGTCCGTTTGGCGCGCTCTTCTTTGGCCGGATCGGCGATCTAGTCGGGCGCAAGTATGCGTTCCTGGTGACGCTGCTCATCATGGGCGGCGCGACGGCGCTGATTGGTTTTCTGCCGACCTACGCGACGATCGGCATTGCCGCACCGATTATTCTGCTGGTCATCCGCATCCTTCAGGGCCTGGCGCTGGGAGGCGAATACGGCGGCGCCGCGGTTTATGTCGCAGAACATGTGCCGGACGAGCGACGCGGTTTCTTCACGAGCTTTATTCAGATTACGGCAACGCTCGGTTTGTTTCTCTCGCTGGTCGTCATCCTCGTTATTCAGAACTTGATGAGCAGGGAAGCATTCGCCACCTGGGGATGGCGCCTGCCCTTCATCATCTCAATATTCCTCGTCGCCGTGTCGCTTTATATCCGTCTGCGGATGCAGGAGTCGCCAATCTTCACGCACATCAAGTCCGCCGGAATGACTTCAGCGCAACCGCTGAAAGAAGCGTTCACTCAGTGGGCCAATCTCAAGCGCGTCCTGATCTCTTTGTTCGGCGCGACGGCCGGACAGGGAGTAGTGTGGTACACCGGTCAGTTCTACGCGCTCTTCTATTTGCAAACGATTCTGAAGGTGAACACGACGTCGGCGAACTATATCGTCGCGACGGCGCTGTTATTTGGGATTCCATTCTTCGTTTTGTTCGGCGCATTATCCGATCGGTTCGGACGCAAGAAAATAATGATGCTCGGCTGTTTGCTCGCGGCGGTCACATATTTGCCGATCTATCACGCGATGCAGCAAGCCGCGGGTTCACAGGTCGTCACCGCCATATCGCAGCGGCATGCGGTAACGGGCGCGATTAATCTGACCCCGCAAACGTCTGTTAACGGAGCTCTTCAGCCCGCCGGCGAAGTTCTGACTTACACGAGTTTGGGGAACCTTTTTCAAAACAGCGTGGCGTGGAAGCTGATTCTGCTCGTATTTATCCAGGTGATCTTTGTCACCATGGTGTACGGACCGATCGCTGCTTATCTCGTCGAAGCATTTCCGGCGAAGATTCGTTACACGTCGCTGTCGCTGCCATATCACATCGGTAACGGAGTCTTTGGCGGGCTGCTGCCGCTGATCGGCTTAAGCGTCATCGCCCAAACCGGAAACATTTATGCGGGACTTTATTATCCGATTGTCGTCGCGGGTCTGACTTTTATTATTGGCTCGTTGCTGCTTCCCGAAACTCGTCACGTCCGGATCTGGCAAGAGGTTAAGTGA
- a CDS encoding Calx-beta domain-containing protein produces the protein MTNYCSNCPRFLAATFCLLIFSSLIAAQTADPNIRISQIYTRGGEAGATFQNDFIELFNRGNVDVDVSGWSLNISNYTGTPPSFQMSVSTIKLFSSSGIIIGPGKHLLIRFGGSGANGQPTPFDINLNPFPLSDTGGQIALLGKDKTLAHFYCPASPDLTGAVVDYVGFGPAICYEGAATLSPPPGQAMTRINGGCTDHNNNLADFSLATPNPRTRLDAATPCGAPGSSVIDFGAPQFDVSENQGGAQITVTRIGDVSSPATVDYFISDNEARERTDYTTTLGTLRFAPGETQKTFEVLITDDAMPEANENAFLGLLNATGNASIGPRSSALLVIHDDDLTLGPNVVDISNSYVRQHYHDFLNRMPDPSGEAFWVDNIESCGSSAQCREVKRIDTSAAFFLSIEFQKTSFLVYRIYKASLPETAQRPRAMPRYREFIRDTQQVGQGVVVGRTGWEQALEANTVAFANDFVYRPEFLANYPETLSAPAFVEKLNAQAGNVLTFDEFFRLANGLMAGLETRGSILRKVAEHQRLSDRERNSAFVLTQYFGYLRRNPDDAPNTDFSGFDFWLGKLNQHGGDYRAAEMVKAFISSTEYRTRFGQ, from the coding sequence ATGACGAATTACTGCTCCAACTGTCCCAGATTTCTGGCAGCAACCTTCTGCTTGCTCATCTTTTCTTCTTTGATAGCGGCCCAGACAGCCGACCCCAACATCCGCATTAGTCAGATCTATACGCGCGGAGGCGAAGCGGGCGCCACTTTCCAAAACGACTTTATCGAACTGTTTAATCGAGGGAACGTTGACGTCGATGTAAGCGGATGGAGCCTGAACATTTCGAACTATACTGGGACTCCGCCAAGTTTCCAGATGTCGGTTTCCACCATCAAACTATTTTCCTCGAGCGGAATTATCATCGGCCCCGGCAAACACCTGCTCATCAGGTTTGGGGGCAGCGGCGCTAACGGCCAGCCCACCCCTTTTGACATCAATCTCAACCCTTTTCCCCTCAGCGATACGGGTGGGCAAATTGCCCTGCTGGGTAAAGACAAAACGCTGGCGCACTTCTATTGCCCAGCGTCTCCGGACCTGACCGGAGCCGTGGTCGACTACGTCGGTTTTGGCCCGGCCATTTGTTATGAAGGCGCCGCCACGCTTTCGCCGCCGCCAGGTCAGGCGATGACCCGTATCAACGGCGGCTGTACTGATCACAACAACAACCTTGCAGACTTTTCGTTAGCCACGCCAAACCCGCGGACACGCCTCGACGCTGCGACGCCTTGTGGTGCGCCAGGCAGCAGCGTAATTGATTTTGGCGCGCCCCAGTTCGACGTGTCTGAGAATCAAGGTGGGGCGCAGATTACCGTAACTCGCATTGGCGACGTATCGAGCCCGGCGACCGTTGACTATTTCATTTCAGACAACGAAGCCAGGGAGCGTACGGATTACACCACGACCCTGGGAACTTTACGTTTCGCTCCGGGAGAAACCCAAAAGACATTTGAGGTGCTGATTACCGACGACGCTATGCCGGAAGCAAACGAAAATGCATTCCTTGGTTTACTGAACGCCACGGGCAACGCCAGCATTGGGCCGCGTAGCAGCGCATTACTCGTGATTCATGACGACGATCTGACCTTGGGTCCGAATGTCGTGGATATTTCAAACAGCTACGTTCGCCAGCACTACCATGATTTTCTTAACCGCATGCCGGATCCAAGCGGCGAAGCGTTCTGGGTCGATAACATTGAGTCATGCGGCAGCTCCGCTCAATGTCGTGAAGTCAAACGCATCGACACGTCGGCGGCGTTCTTTCTATCAATTGAGTTTCAGAAAACGAGCTTTCTTGTTTATCGGATTTACAAGGCTTCGCTGCCGGAAACGGCCCAACGGCCCCGCGCGATGCCACGCTATCGCGAGTTCATTCGCGACACGCAGCAGGTGGGCCAGGGCGTTGTCGTTGGCCGGACTGGATGGGAGCAGGCCCTCGAAGCCAATACGGTGGCTTTTGCAAACGATTTTGTTTATCGGCCGGAATTCCTGGCGAACTATCCCGAGACGTTATCAGCCCCGGCTTTTGTCGAAAAACTCAACGCCCAGGCAGGGAACGTCCTGACCTTTGATGAGTTCTTCAGACTGGCAAATGGGCTGATGGCCGGCTTAGAGACGCGCGGCAGCATACTCCGCAAAGTTGCTGAACATCAAAGGCTCAGCGATAGGGAACGCAACAGTGCTTTCGTTCTGACGCAGTACTTCGGATATTTGCGTCGCAATCCTGACGATGCGCCGAACACTGATTTTTCAGGTTTCGATTTCTGGCTCGGAAAATTGAATCAGCACGGCGGAGATTACCGCGCTGCAGAAATGGTAAAGGCCTTCATCAGCTCGACCGAATACCGCACGCGCTTCGGGCAGTAA
- a CDS encoding sigma-70 family RNA polymerase sigma factor, which translates to MADSESAREVRLDKEREAEERRLIEAAQQDRARFVEIYEKYFDLVYAYTARRTLNRNEAEDLTAEVFRKALESLARFKWTGAPFGAWLLRIASNLIADRAKRAARERGSGPGDTPSLMVEQPARSQPRAKQTQQTDLEEAERRAHLFRLVDGLSGDQRSVVVMRFAEERSIREIADELGRSEGAVKQLQLRALQNLRAKLVSQTK; encoded by the coding sequence ATGGCTGATAGCGAATCTGCACGCGAAGTTCGCCTCGATAAAGAGAGGGAGGCGGAGGAGCGGCGGCTGATTGAAGCCGCCCAGCAGGATCGCGCGCGTTTCGTGGAGATATACGAAAAATATTTCGACCTGGTATACGCGTACACAGCCCGCCGAACTCTGAACCGCAATGAAGCAGAGGATCTGACAGCGGAAGTTTTTCGCAAAGCGTTAGAAAGTCTGGCGCGATTCAAATGGACCGGCGCGCCGTTTGGCGCCTGGCTGTTGCGAATCGCTTCAAATCTAATTGCCGATCGCGCAAAGCGGGCCGCACGAGAACGGGGCAGTGGCCCGGGGGATACGCCCTCTCTGATGGTCGAGCAGCCGGCCCGCTCGCAACCGAGGGCGAAACAGACTCAGCAGACGGATTTAGAGGAAGCCGAAAGACGCGCGCACTTGTTCAGATTGGTTGATGGCCTTTCCGGTGACCAGCGGAGCGTGGTGGTCATGCGGTTCGCCGAAGAAAGATCAATTCGTGAAATCGCGGACGAGCTTGGTCGCAGTGAGGGTGCGGTGAAGCAACTGCAATTGAGGGCGCTGCAAAATTTGCGAGCAAAGCTCGTGAGCCAGACGAAGTGA
- a CDS encoding VOC family protein, with translation MSEVLLTEQLDQAVSIMLTDAEVTPASLDAEIVALLDIATDLRALPRADFKARLRNELEGTALMTTTTAAASATETSGKIREGFRAITPYLTVPDVFAEIEFIKAAFGAEGQVYGLGSAGGYHSEYKVGDSMVMIGGGGGKSKWKGEPAPASLHLYVENVDEIYQRSLQAGAKSIMPPTDMDYGERGAAIEDIGGNHWYIATAQGPTYVPEGLPVLMPFFNPVGATKLIDFLKQAFGAEEVERHQSPEGIVHHAKLRIVDSIIETGEAHGPWKPRPMHFMLYVDDADAWYSRAISAEGAISMGEPSDQPYGARVGTIKDPFDNVWYIATQL, from the coding sequence ATGAGTGAGGTTCTCTTAACAGAACAACTCGATCAGGCGGTCAGCATCATGTTGACGGATGCCGAAGTAACGCCAGCGTCGCTTGATGCTGAGATCGTGGCGTTGCTGGACATTGCCACGGACTTGCGGGCGCTTCCGCGCGCGGATTTCAAAGCGCGCCTGCGGAATGAACTTGAAGGGACAGCACTGATGACAACAACGACCGCAGCCGCGAGCGCCACCGAGACGTCCGGCAAGATTCGCGAAGGATTTCGAGCGATAACGCCTTATCTCACTGTGCCTGACGTTTTTGCTGAAATCGAATTCATAAAGGCAGCGTTCGGCGCCGAAGGGCAGGTGTATGGATTGGGGTCCGCGGGTGGGTATCATTCCGAATACAAAGTCGGGGACTCGATGGTGATGATCGGTGGCGGTGGCGGCAAGTCGAAGTGGAAAGGTGAGCCCGCGCCTGCTTCACTTCATCTTTACGTAGAAAATGTAGACGAGATTTACCAGCGCTCATTACAGGCCGGGGCTAAATCAATCATGCCACCAACTGATATGGACTATGGCGAGCGCGGCGCGGCGATCGAGGACATCGGCGGCAACCACTGGTACATAGCGACGGCGCAAGGCCCGACTTATGTTCCCGAAGGCTTGCCGGTCCTGATGCCCTTCTTTAATCCGGTCGGGGCCACGAAACTGATTGATTTTCTGAAGCAAGCATTCGGCGCCGAGGAAGTTGAGCGTCATCAATCGCCCGAAGGCATCGTGCATCATGCGAAGCTTCGCATTGTCGATTCAATCATCGAAACCGGCGAAGCGCACGGCCCATGGAAGCCGCGACCGATGCACTTTATGCTATACGTGGACGACGCTGATGCCTGGTATTCGCGGGCGATAAGCGCTGAAGGAGCGATATCAATGGGCGAGCCGTCCGATCAGCCTTATGGCGCGCGCGTCGGCACGATTAAGGACCCGTTCGATAACGTTTGGTACATTGCCACCCAACTATGA
- a CDS encoding VOC family protein: MSVKPIPEGYHSVTPYLIVRGGGAAIEYYQKAFGAVELFRIPAPGGTVGHAEIKIGDSIIMLGDEHPQMGYSGPETIGGSPVSLMIYVEDVDSVFERAVSAGGTVKQALEDKFYGDRSGTVVDPFGHIWHISTHKEDVPAEEMERRAKEHSAAASGGGQ; this comes from the coding sequence ATGTCAGTCAAACCAATTCCCGAGGGTTACCATTCGGTGACGCCGTACTTGATTGTGCGGGGTGGCGGTGCAGCGATTGAGTACTACCAGAAAGCGTTCGGCGCAGTTGAGCTGTTTCGAATTCCGGCGCCGGGCGGGACAGTTGGTCATGCCGAAATTAAGATTGGCGATTCGATCATTATGCTCGGGGACGAACACCCCCAGATGGGCTACAGCGGGCCCGAGACAATCGGCGGCTCACCCGTGAGTCTGATGATCTACGTCGAAGATGTTGACAGCGTGTTCGAGCGTGCAGTTAGTGCGGGAGGGACGGTGAAACAAGCCCTCGAAGACAAGTTCTATGGTGACCGGTCGGGCACGGTCGTGGATCCCTTTGGGCATATCTGGCACATCTCAACTCATAAAGAGGACGTGCCGGCGGAAGAGATGGAGCGCCGCGCGAAAGAGCACAGTGCGGCGGCGTCGGGCGGCGGCCAGTAA
- a CDS encoding class II aldolase/adducin family protein, translating into MTPSPKASSIRDQVSEAEWQARVDLAAAYRLVALYGWDDLIFTHISARVPGPEHHFLLNAYGMMFDEVTASSLVKVDPSGNKVLESPYFINPAGFTIHSAVHGAREDALCVMHLHTDYGIAVSAQKDGLLPISQQSMFPLASLAYHDYEGLALNEEEKPRLVSDLGDKNYMILRNHGLLTIGETVAEAFLLMYILERACRIQILAQSGGVELHRVAEPIIDLTAKQMSAVTVGQGAELTWPGLLRKLDRIDPTYRD; encoded by the coding sequence ATGACGCCATCCCCCAAAGCTTCATCGATTCGCGATCAAGTGAGCGAAGCCGAATGGCAGGCGCGTGTCGATCTCGCCGCGGCGTATCGACTGGTCGCGCTTTACGGCTGGGATGATCTGATTTTCACGCACATCTCGGCACGCGTTCCCGGACCCGAGCATCACTTTCTGCTTAATGCCTACGGAATGATGTTTGATGAAGTCACCGCCTCCAGCCTCGTCAAGGTTGATCCCAGCGGCAACAAGGTGTTGGAGTCCCCGTATTTCATCAATCCGGCCGGTTTCACCATTCACAGCGCCGTGCATGGCGCGCGCGAAGACGCCCTGTGTGTAATGCACTTGCACACGGATTATGGCATCGCTGTTTCGGCGCAGAAGGATGGTCTGCTGCCGATTTCACAGCAGTCGATGTTTCCCCTCGCTTCGCTGGCGTATCACGATTACGAGGGATTGGCGTTGAACGAGGAAGAGAAGCCGCGGCTGGTTTCCGATCTTGGTGACAAGAACTACATGATTCTGCGTAACCACGGTTTGCTTACGATTGGCGAGACCGTTGCCGAGGCATTTCTCTTGATGTACATCCTTGAGCGCGCTTGTCGCATTCAAATCCTCGCGCAATCCGGCGGGGTTGAGTTACATCGCGTCGCTGAACCGATCATTGATTTGACCGCCAAACAAATGAGTGCGGTTACCGTCGGCCAGGGTGCAGAGCTAACCTGGCCCGGTCTCTTGCGCAAGCTGGATCGGATCGATCCAACCTATCGCGACTGA
- a CDS encoding Spy/CpxP family protein refolding chaperone has translation MKLNWKKFSVVATFAGALLLTTAAVVFSQNPPPRPDGPPGPPRGPFGHGPHGPRGPGGFGPLAGLNLTDAQKEQVKQIHESFAEQTKALRDQMHALHESQGDPMSNFNEAAVRSAAEARAKVQVEMEVAHAKMMSQVANVLTAEQRAQMAERHKHRRQGPPRPPAPPGEPEF, from the coding sequence GTGAAACTGAACTGGAAGAAATTCAGCGTTGTTGCGACCTTCGCAGGCGCACTTTTGTTAACGACCGCGGCTGTCGTTTTTTCGCAAAACCCGCCGCCACGGCCCGACGGTCCGCCGGGACCGCCGCGCGGCCCGTTTGGACACGGCCCCCATGGTCCGCGAGGACCTGGCGGCTTTGGCCCGTTGGCTGGATTGAACTTGACTGACGCTCAGAAGGAACAAGTCAAACAGATTCATGAAAGCTTTGCCGAACAGACCAAAGCGTTGCGCGATCAAATGCACGCGCTTCATGAGAGTCAAGGCGATCCGATGAGCAACTTTAATGAAGCAGCCGTTCGCTCAGCGGCGGAAGCGCGCGCGAAGGTTCAAGTGGAAATGGAAGTCGCCCACGCGAAAATGATGTCGCAGGTCGCAAACGTCCTGACTGCCGAACAGCGAGCCCAAATGGCCGAGCGACACAAGCACCGGCGCCAGGGTCCGCCGCGGCCGCCAGCGCCTCCGGGCGAACCTGAGTTCTGA
- a CDS encoding tetratricopeptide repeat protein, with product MKLESQTKTRLAAGLGSVAERATIACGHARELEKLGDFEGAREALSEFWDESTNTVTVDQLEDAQRAEVLLRIGCVASRQASTRPREGTQEIAKDFISQSLRIYEQLGRRRNVAQARADLGLCYWREGAFDEARINLANALADITEDDGDLKALILIRAGIVETASRRLSEALKIYNEAADLVEHSGDHYLQGTFHISLGTTLRGMADANNLEAYLDRALIEYAAASFHFEQARNKRYFANVENNLGFLLFTIGRYQEAHSHLDRARQLYSELKDAYSVAHADETRARVFLAAGQLADAERVIRSAVRVLERGDEKAMLADSLTTFGTVKARLGKFVRARQLLDRAIEIAETCGDLEGAGRAKLSIIEELTAQTSPLELAAMYEAAADLLKNSQEPATASRLISGARIVIDALSESGEETPPAITASWDNFSIKREVRAFEKSLIERALRDSGGAVTKAAHLLGFKHHQSLISLINSRHRDLLVQRSAVRPRRSHLFSKPRRAKQRLGAANTGRTPAHIRILHVEDEAEVADAARSALSAEKWEVELCTDGDSALRKLTSSEHYDIVIVDSSLSGVTGLELAQRTRKITHRRRTPILMLSGDDLENEALASGADAFLKKSDQLTELTPTVARLLREGSKNR from the coding sequence ATGAAACTAGAGTCTCAGACAAAAACTCGACTTGCCGCAGGCCTCGGATCCGTTGCCGAGCGGGCCACCATAGCCTGTGGCCACGCCAGGGAGTTGGAGAAACTGGGCGACTTTGAAGGGGCCCGGGAAGCCCTTAGCGAGTTTTGGGACGAATCGACGAATACCGTTACGGTTGATCAGCTTGAAGACGCACAAAGGGCCGAGGTTCTGCTCCGTATCGGGTGCGTGGCGAGTCGGCAAGCATCCACTCGTCCACGCGAAGGCACTCAGGAAATAGCGAAAGACTTTATTAGTCAAAGTTTGCGTATCTATGAGCAACTCGGCCGGCGCCGCAATGTGGCACAAGCGCGCGCCGATCTCGGGCTTTGTTACTGGCGCGAGGGAGCCTTCGATGAAGCGCGGATCAATCTTGCCAACGCGCTAGCCGACATTACAGAAGACGATGGCGACCTGAAAGCCTTGATTCTCATCAGGGCCGGGATCGTAGAGACCGCTTCGCGACGTTTAAGCGAAGCCCTCAAAATCTACAACGAGGCCGCCGACCTGGTTGAGCACAGCGGCGATCATTATCTGCAAGGTACTTTTCACATTAGCCTTGGCACGACCTTGAGAGGCATGGCCGACGCCAACAATCTAGAGGCATATCTCGATCGAGCACTAATCGAATATGCGGCCGCCAGTTTCCACTTCGAGCAAGCGCGGAACAAGCGTTATTTCGCGAACGTCGAGAATAACCTGGGGTTCCTCTTGTTTACGATTGGACGCTATCAGGAAGCCCACAGCCACCTCGATCGCGCGCGGCAACTTTACTCAGAACTGAAGGACGCCTATTCCGTGGCGCACGCTGACGAGACCCGGGCGCGTGTTTTCCTGGCCGCGGGCCAGTTAGCGGATGCGGAACGTGTTATTCGTTCAGCGGTACGGGTGCTCGAACGAGGTGATGAGAAGGCGATGCTTGCGGACTCGCTTACCACGTTCGGAACCGTCAAAGCGCGCCTCGGCAAATTTGTCCGTGCGCGCCAACTTCTGGATCGCGCCATCGAAATAGCTGAAACCTGTGGCGACCTGGAAGGCGCCGGCCGAGCCAAACTCAGCATCATTGAGGAACTGACGGCGCAAACTTCGCCGCTGGAGCTGGCGGCGATGTACGAGGCTGCTGCGGACCTGTTAAAGAATTCGCAGGAGCCGGCCACCGCCAGCCGACTGATTTCAGGTGCGCGCATAGTCATCGACGCGTTGAGCGAAAGCGGTGAGGAAACGCCACCTGCGATCACGGCATCGTGGGACAACTTTTCGATAAAGCGGGAGGTCCGCGCCTTTGAGAAGTCACTAATTGAGCGCGCGCTACGCGATTCGGGTGGTGCGGTCACCAAGGCAGCGCATTTGCTCGGATTTAAACACCACCAGAGCCTTATTTCGCTAATCAATAGTCGGCATCGCGACCTGCTTGTCCAGCGTTCGGCTGTGCGACCACGTCGAAGTCACCTGTTCTCGAAACCGCGCCGCGCTAAGCAAAGGCTTGGCGCCGCCAACACCGGGCGCACGCCGGCCCACATCCGCATCTTGCACGTTGAAGATGAAGCCGAGGTCGCGGATGCCGCCCGGAGCGCTCTGTCCGCAGAGAAGTGGGAAGTCGAGCTGTGCACGGATGGCGATAGCGCGCTCAGAAAGCTTACGAGTAGCGAGCACTATGACATAGTGATCGTTGACAGCAGTCTTTCCGGCGTCACCGGGCTCGAGTTGGCGCAGCGCACTCGCAAGATAACTCATCGCCGCCGGACACCGATTCTCATGCTTTCGGGCGACGATTTAGAAAATGAGGCGTTAGCCTCCGGCGCAGATGCCTTCCTTAAGAAGTCTGATCAGTTAACTGAACTGACGCCGACCGTAGCGCGCCTCCTAAGAGAAGGTTCGAAAAACCGGTAA
- a CDS encoding PrsW family intramembrane metalloprotease, which translates to MNRFNQNPVAYQPIVMPKSKRLSAIKIIAAIIAAMFGALLGLLILLLIGAETGWEELVIGMICATLPVPIYVMLLLWIDRYEAEPLWMLATSFFWGAIIAVFISLIFNTGVQIFATVASNSEEVGDAVGAVISAPIVEESAKALILVILFFWKKDEFDGIVDGIVYAGMVGLGFAMTENILYYGRAVEKGPEFLKVVWFVRGMAAPFSHPLFTSMTGIGLGWARQSQNTFTKIVAPFLGFGLAVLMHAAWNGSAVFFGGGGFFVTYFMVMGPALVITLMVTHFQLKREGRLVQQFLYPDYQKGFFDQHEFERLCSVRGRMKMSWSAFWSHGFSGWRIRRRCNQMASELAFHRSRVARGFHRNAQEAAEREEEYRSALHELRQQFAQRQQGRP; encoded by the coding sequence ATGAACCGCTTCAACCAGAATCCCGTTGCCTATCAACCGATTGTGATGCCGAAATCGAAGCGTTTGAGCGCGATCAAGATTATCGCCGCGATCATCGCGGCCATGTTCGGAGCGCTGCTCGGCCTGCTGATTCTGTTGTTGATTGGTGCCGAGACGGGGTGGGAAGAACTGGTTATCGGCATGATTTGCGCCACTTTGCCGGTGCCGATCTATGTGATGCTCTTGCTCTGGATCGATCGCTATGAAGCGGAACCGCTTTGGATGCTCGCTACAAGTTTCTTCTGGGGCGCGATCATCGCGGTCTTCATTTCATTGATTTTCAATACCGGGGTTCAGATTTTTGCCACGGTTGCCAGCAACAGCGAAGAAGTAGGTGACGCCGTGGGCGCGGTTATCTCTGCCCCCATCGTTGAAGAAAGCGCCAAGGCCCTAATTCTCGTCATTCTTTTCTTTTGGAAGAAAGACGAGTTCGACGGGATTGTCGACGGAATTGTTTACGCCGGCATGGTTGGTCTTGGCTTTGCCATGACTGAAAACATTCTGTACTACGGTCGCGCCGTGGAAAAGGGGCCTGAATTTTTGAAGGTGGTTTGGTTTGTGAGGGGGATGGCGGCGCCCTTCTCGCATCCCTTGTTCACCAGCATGACCGGCATCGGACTTGGCTGGGCGCGGCAATCGCAGAACACCTTCACGAAAATCGTGGCGCCGTTTCTCGGCTTCGGTCTCGCCGTACTCATGCACGCGGCTTGGAATGGGTCGGCGGTGTTTTTCGGCGGTGGTGGATTTTTTGTGACTTACTTCATGGTGATGGGACCGGCTTTGGTCATTACTTTGATGGTCACTCATTTTCAATTGAAACGCGAAGGCCGGCTGGTCCAGCAGTTCCTGTATCCGGATTATCAGAAGGGCTTTTTCGATCAGCATGAATTTGAAAGGCTTTGCAGTGTGCGCGGGCGCATGAAGATGTCCTGGAGTGCCTTCTGGTCGCACGGGTTTTCAGGCTGGCGGATACGCAGGCGCTGTAATCAAATGGCGAGCGAGTTGGCGTTTCATCGCAGTCGCGTCGCTCGTGGCTTTCACCGCAATGCGCAAGAGGCGGCTGAACGCGAAGAAGAGTATCGATCGGCTTTGCACGAACTCCGGCAGCAGTTCGCGCAGCGCCAACAGGGCAGACCTTAA